From Chlamydia avium 10DC88:
GTCATTTTTTCTTCTCTTTCTCACGGTACATCTGGAATCCCTTTGCATCCAGTACAGCTTTATGAAGGAGTAAGTTATTTATTACTTTCGTCACTTTTATTTTTTGCAACTTACAAACGGTATCTTATCCTAGGATCAGGATATGCAGCATCTCTGTCTTTAATTGGTATTGCTGTTATACGTTTTTTTGCTGAGTTTTTCAAAAGTCCTCAGGGGGTCGTAGTAAGTGCAGATAGTTTACTCTCAATGGGACAAATCTTATCCCTCCCCATGTTTATCTTGGGTTTATCTCTAGGTATTTGTTGTTTTATTAGAAGTAAAAAAATATCTCTTCACTTTCTGAAAAGTAATAAGTTCATAGGCAAGGTATTTAAGAATCTCTGTGGGAGATAAATAGATATTATGTTACTTTAGCTTTTTAGTTTTAATTTTTTGAGTTTACTTCAATGAATAAACGTTCGCTATTGTTTGTGTCTTTAGTTAGCATGACTTTTATAGGGTGCCAAATCTTTTTTGGTTATAAGGATTTCCGTAGCTACAAAGCTTTATCCAAAGAACAAAAGGCAATTTCGCAAGAAGTTCTTTCTATTGCACAGTCAGTAGGTTTAAGTGTTGCTCCTTGGTCTATATCTCCTGAAGAAAGCCAAAAAAATCATTATGCAGTGCGAATAGGAGAACACCTACTTCTTCTTAACCGAGGGCCGTCGAATAGATCCGTATATGCTTCTGAAACACAGTGGCATTTTGTTGATGAAACTATTGCTTTTGATGATCTTCGTGTTGCTTTGTACGCTGAGACTGAAGAATCTAAAATTTCTACAAATGTAAGCAGAGTATTTTTACCTGTAACTAGTGAACGTTTGCCTGTTTTAGTAGTTGAGTTTCGTAATAATCAGGAACCTATAGTTTTTATCGGACAATATTCTCAAGACCAAGGTAAAATTTATAATAAGAATAGTCCGATCTACGGAACATCACTAGTATTTTGGAGATCGGGGAATGAATATCTTCCTCTAGGTATTTATGATTCTCGCACGGAAAAATTAGAATCTTTAGATTTGCCAATAACTCGAGCTGCTATTTTTACAGATTCTCGTAATGTAGATGCATTGAGTGGAGACCAATATTTTGTATTGTCTAATGATTACATTCAGTTAGTTGTTTCTCGTGAGAGTGGTTCTATCGAAGGGATTAATCTCCCTTTTGCTTCGAAAGATAATAAAAGTATTGTTAATGAAATTGGTTTTGACCGCGATTTGGTTTCTCAGGATCCTGCAGAATCTTCTTTTCCTGGGTTTCCTGCTTTAGGAGCAAATAACCATGAAGTAGTGAATGAAGTAGGAGGATATTATCCGTTATTGCGTAGAGGAATACTTTCTGATCCTAAAAAGAGAACTCCAGATTGCTATCATGCTTTAAATCTTGTCTCAGGTAGAGAGTTAACAAGTCCTTTAGCTTCTGGATTTCGTGTAATTAATTTTAATCACACTACGTTAGAACTAGAAAGTTTAGATAGTTTAGTTAGAAAAAAGTATAAACTATTTAACAATCAACCATATGCATTTGAACTTGAAGTTTCATTAGACCGTGCTATCGAAGATGTATGGGTAACCTCAGGGATTCCTGAAGTAGAGATTATGTCTAGTGCATTTACTCCTACAATTAAATATCGTGTTGTTAAGAAAGATAAAGGACAGTTAGATAAGGTAAAACTTCCTAAGCCTAAAAATCCTTTAACAATACGAAGCGGGGTATACCCTCAATGGATTATTAATTCTAATGGGTATTTTGGTATTATTTTATCGCCATTGACAGATATTCCGGCAGGATATGCTTCTGCCTATGTTCCGGGTAACATAGTTCCTACGCGTTTGTCTCTGCTTTCTCCAAAAAATCAGGCTTATCCTGTTTCTAAGTA
This genomic window contains:
- the yidC gene encoding membrane protein insertase YidC — its product is MNKRSLLFVSLVSMTFIGCQIFFGYKDFRSYKALSKEQKAISQEVLSIAQSVGLSVAPWSISPEESQKNHYAVRIGEHLLLLNRGPSNRSVYASETQWHFVDETIAFDDLRVALYAETEESKISTNVSRVFLPVTSERLPVLVVEFRNNQEPIVFIGQYSQDQGKIYNKNSPIYGTSLVFWRSGNEYLPLGIYDSRTEKLESLDLPITRAAIFTDSRNVDALSGDQYFVLSNDYIQLVVSRESGSIEGINLPFASKDNKSIVNEIGFDRDLVSQDPAESSFPGFPALGANNHEVVNEVGGYYPLLRRGILSDPKKRTPDCYHALNLVSGRELTSPLASGFRVINFNHTTLELESLDSLVRKKYKLFNNQPYAFELEVSLDRAIEDVWVTSGIPEVEIMSSAFTPTIKYRVVKKDKGQLDKVKLPKPKNPLTIRSGVYPQWIINSNGYFGIILSPLTDIPAGYASAYVPGNIVPTRLSLLSPKNQAYPVSKYPGYETLLPLPKEIGFHRFLVYAGPLAESTLSALDQAYTNTRGDSPNYLECITFRGLFAFITEPFAALLFIIMKFFRMITGSWGISIILLTVFLKLLLYPLNAWSIRSMRRMQKLSPYIQEIQKKYKKEPKRAQMEIMSLYKTNKVNPITGCVPLLIQLPFLIAMFDLLKSSFLLRGATFIPGWIDNLTAPDILFSWKTPIWFFGNEFHLLPILLGIVMFAQQKVSVSKKGPMTDQQRQQAAMGTMMAVLFTLMFYNFPSGLNIYWLSSMLLGIVQQWVTNRILDSKHLKNEVSVNKKK